The sequence below is a genomic window from Paenibacillus sp. DCT19.
TGAATTAGAACCTTTATTATAGCATATCAGTTCTTTTTTTTCTGAGGGCCAAGATGTCTGATAGAACAAGGAAAGGGTAAAATTAAGACCTACGAATTGAAAAAAAGAGGTCAACTTATCCAATTTGCCGCATAGGTATGTAATACACTTTTCACAACAATATCAGTCGTTTGGACAGAGGGTGGCGGGACTAATCCGGACCGCAGATGGGTATTCAAGCAGGAGCCGCAATTCTATTGATTTCTTCATACCATTCGGAATGGTTGACAATCACACTAAAGGAGCCATGGGAGGTACCAAGCATGAATATTTTTGAACGCGTTGCGGAACATCGGGCAGAGAGTGACCGTTTGTCATGGAACGGAACATTTGAGGATTACATCGCACTGCTGAGAGAAGATCCGACTCCGGCAATGACGGCTCACGCACGAGTGTATCAGATGATTGAATCATTCGGCGTGGAAGAAGTGGGTGGACAGAAACGATACAAGTTTTTTGAACAAGAGATTTTTGGCTTGGATCGTTCCATTGAGAAGCTAGTCGAGGAATATTTCCATTCAGCAGCACGCCGATTAGATGTACGTAAACGGATATTATTACTTATGGGACCCGTTAGCGGAGGGAAATCTACACTGGTGACGTTACTGAAACGTGGCTTGGAGAAGTTCTCCCGTACAGAAAAGGGTGCAGTGTACGCCATTGAGGGATGCCCAATGCATGAGGAGCCTTTACATCTCATTCCACTGGAGCTTCGTCCAGAAGTGGAGAAGGAAATAGGTGTTCGAATTGAAGGCAACCTATGCCCTTCCTGCCAGATGCGGCTTCGTACAGAATATGGCGGAGATATTAGCCGGGTGAAGGTGGAACGAGTCGTCATTTCGGAAGATAACCGTGTAGGGATCGGAACATTCAGTCCATCTGATCCGAAATCTCAGGATATCGCAGACCTCACAGGGAGCATTGACTTCTCCACGATTACCGAGTTTGGTTCGGAGTCTGATCCGCGTGCTTATCGTTTCGATGGGGAGCTTAATAAGGCGAACCGTGGACTCATGGAGTTTCAGGAGATGCTGAAATGTGATGAGAAATTTCTCTGGAACTTGTTATCTTTAACGCAAGAAGGGAATTTCAAGGCTGGACGATTTGCATTAATCAGTGCGGATGAAATGATTGTTGCACATACGAATGAATCGGAGTACAAATCGTTTATTTCCAACAAAAAGAACGAGGCTCTGCAATCCCGGATGATTGTAATGCCGATACCTTACAATCTGAAGGTGTCTGAGGAAGAGAAAATTTATGAGAAACTCATTCAACAAAGTGACATGAAGCATGTTCACATTGCGCCGCATGCGCTGCGGACAGCAGCCATTTTCTCAATACTTACCCGCTTGAAAGAAACGAAGAAACAAGGTATGGATCTGGTTAAGAAAATGCGGATGTATGATGGCGAGGAAGTTGAAGGGTACAAGGAAGCGGATCTGCGTGAAATGCAAAATGAGTATTTGGATGAAGGGATGTCGGGAATCGATCCGCGGTACGTCATCAACCGGATATCCAGTGCTTTGATTAAGCAAAATCTTCAGTGCATTAACGCGCTGGATATCCTACGGGCGATCAAGGATGGTCTGGATCAGCATGCTTCTATCTCGAAAGAAGAGCGTGAACGTTATCTGAACTTTATTGCTCTGGCTCGCAAAGAATATGACGAGCTTGCGAAGAAAGAAGTGCAAAAAGCGTTTGTTTATTCATTCGAGGAGTCTGCAAAAACATTGTTTGAGAACTACCTTGATAATATTGAAGCTTTCTGCAACTGGTCCAAAATTCGAGATCCATTGACGGATGAGGAGATGGATCCAGATGAGCGCTTGATGCGTTCGATTGAGGAGCAGATTGGAATTTCTGAAAATGCGAAAAAAGCGTTCCGGGAAGAGATTTTGATCCGAATCTCAGCATACTCCCGCAAGGAGCGCAAGTTCGAATATAGCAGTCATGATCGACTGCGTGAAGCGATTGAGAAAAAGCTGTTTGCTGATCTGAAAGACATTGTCAAGATTACGACATCAACGAAAACTCCGGATGCGACGCAGTTAAAACGAATGAACGAAGTCATTAAGCGATTAATCGAGGAACATGGCTACACTGCGGCGAGTGCCAATGAGTTATTGCGCTATGTGGGCAGTTTATTGAATCGCTGACCGAATATCAGACCATTCCGGATCAGGCTCTTAATGCCTGCTGTGAGGCTCCTTCACGGCAGGATTGAGAGCCTTTTTACATGATTTACGTAGAAATGAAGTGAGTTTAATCACAATTCAGTACAAATTTATGACAAAATAGTTCTAATGGTTTATGAAAAGGTAGGCCATTTAGTCTATAATCTATACAATATTTAGAAATTAAAGTTTCTTATAGTACGTGTTCAAAAAGATCGGTTTTCAGTATCGAGAAGATGGGATGAAGCAGAAATGGAGTAGCGGAGCGTAGGCAAACTACGTGAGCAACTACATGTTTCCGAAGGAAACAAGCTGCGTAAGCATCCACTTATTTCGGCTGAATTCCATATTCGATGTTGAGATGCCGCTCGCGCATCATTCGTAATCAAAAGCGGACTTTTTGAACAACCTCTTATAGCTTACTAAGGAGTCGATTACATCACTATGAGTATTACTGCAGCAAGACAGAAACAACTCGATTATATTGGACTAACAAACAAGGATTTGCAGTTACTTGCCGCTCACCGGCCTGTTTTTGAGAAGGTAGTCAATGAAGTTGTTGATCACTTTTACAGACATGTAGGCAACTATCCTGAACTGGTGGATCTGATTGCTCGATTCTCGAACATTGACCGATTAAAAGAAACACAACGCATGTATTGGTTATCGATGACAGATGGTGTCGTGGATGACGCCTATATTCATCAACGCATTGAGATTGGGCTGGTACACTCACGAATTGGATTGTCTGAAGATTATTATTTAGGTACATATATGGTCTATCTCGATATTGCGACAACCATTTTCCAGCAGGTCATTCCAGAGTCATGGCATCCCATCATTCAGGCACTTAGCAAAATGTTCAATCTGGACTCTCAGCTTGTACTGGAAGCTTATGAGAAAAAAGAAAAAGAAAAGCTGCATCATCTCGCTGCGGATCAACAAAATACGTTGCTGGCGATTACGCAAATTACACAACAGTTGACAGGTATGATCACTGAACTGAATGAAAATGCACGAGCGATCTCCGATGTAGCTATGCAGACGGCAGCTTCCCAGGATCAAGCACATAAATTGCTGGAAGAGTTAACAGGAGAGATTAATCAGATCGGTAAGATGGGAGAACTGATCCGTGAAATTTCAGATCAGAGTCACCTTGTAGGATTGAATGCAGCAATTGAAGCTGCACATGCCGGGGAGTTCGGTCGGGGCTTCGAGGTGGTTGCGAGTGAGGTGCGTAAGCTTGCAGCGAGTTCTCGCGATGCGCAAGGTAAGATTCAGGCTAATCTAGAACAGATTATGAAGAAGCTCAGCCATGTACAGAAAGAATCAGAACATACATCACAGGGGGCACAGAGTCAAGCATCCCGTTCTCAGGAGCTGGCTGTATTCGCCACAACGATGGAGCAATTGGCAGTAGATCTGCAGAAACTGGATCATTAAGTTGTAGATAATACACCTGTTGGAACCGGTATTACCGTTTCTGGCTGTTTTGAGCTATAATGGGTAGACAAACCTGCCGATGCGTTAGCGAAAGCAGTCGGAGACAGGGGATTTATAAGAGGTTGAGGTGATCAGATGGCTTCTATCCATGATGTGGCCAAAGAAGCGGGCGTATCTGTTGCAACCGTTTCCAAAGTGCTGAATGACTATCCGGATGTAAGTGATAAAACTAGAAAAAAAGTCAATATAGCCATCGAACTATTAAAATATCAACCGAATGTGGTCGCACGTGGATTAGTTAAACGTCGCTCTTGGACAGTAGGTGTTCTCTTAACCGTTCCGTTTACCAATCCATTTGTATCGGAATTACTGGAAGGGATCAAAACAGCGCTGGAGAACAGTGGATATGATCTTGTTCGTTTATCTACACGTTTCGATGACCCTGGCTACTCATTCATCAAGCATTGTCGTAGCCGTAATGTGGATGGTGTTGTTGTATTTGGCGAAGGAAGGGAAAACCAAAGTATTCAAGAACTGATTCATGCAGAGATTCCAACGATGTTTGTGGACACCGATTTGTTTGGCAAACGAGCTGGATATATCACAACAGATAACGCGAATGCTATCGGCATGAGTGTTAAACATTTAGTTGAGCTCGGGCATCGCCGGATCGCATATATTTCGGGTACATTAGGATCGGCGGTAGCGAATCTAAGGCTGGACGGGTACAAAGAAGGACTGCGGCTCTGTGATATCCCATATTCGACCATCTATTTGGAGGAATGTGATTATTCATTTGATGGTGGGGTAAGGCGGCAAGAAGACTATTAGCCCTGAAGGATCATCCTACTGGCATTGTCTGTGCTTCAGACATGTCTGCATTTGGAGCGATTCAAGAAATTGAACGGCATGGTCTGCGTGTACCTGAGGATATATCGGTTATTGGCTTTGACAATACATACTATGCGCAGGTGTTTAAGCCTGGACTAACGACCATTAATCAAAATATATATTCAATTGGAATTAAGTCGATTGAGTATCTGATTGCAATGGTCGAGAATCCAGACTATACCCCCCGGTAGTTACGGAGCCTTCCAATCTAGTTATTCGTCATACAACAGCACCTGTGCCTGAATAGGTGGCAATATTAACAAAGAGAGGACAGCCAATGGCTGTTCTTTTTTTGTGTGTAATTGGGTGATCGATATGCTTCATCTAAAGCTAGGCGTATTCCCTGCTGAAGGTTGCTGATGGTAAAAGTTGAAATGGAACAAGATGGTAATTAAATCTCTTGGCGGTCTATATAATGAAAGTGTTTACAAAGGAATTGAAGCTTAAAAAGAAGTGCGAAGGAGGCAATGGGATGAGATATCGAAAATGGTGGAGCTTGTGCTTGACAATGGTCATGGTAATCAGTGTACTGCCTTTGACGAGTCTGGGAAAGATAGGTGCTGAGGCAGCGAGTGAGGGTGAACTATTGCTGTCTCATTCTTATGAAGAGGGCACGTCCCAAGGGTGGATACCTAGAGGCAACGTTACACTTGCAGTGACGGAGGAAGATGCATACGAAGGTACACATGCTCTCCAGACGACAAGCCGAACTGCTGCGTGGAATGGGCCTGCCTTATCCGTAACGAATATATTGGAGAAACATGCTGTCTATGAAATAACAGGATATGTGAAGCTGTTGCCTGGGGCGACGCCGTCTAATCTTAAATTTACCGTTGAGCGTCGTGAAGGTACTCAGGCTGCACAATACGATCAAGTGAATACGGCTATCCCTGTAACCGATCAGGGATGGGTTAAGTTACAGGGGCAGTACAGCTATCAGCAAGGAACAGATCTGTTATTGTACTTAGAAAGTGATGACCCAACGAGTAGTTATATGTTGGATTCGTTCCAATTGCGACGGGTTACTCCTGCACCGGAGCCGGAGAATCCAGGTGAACCTGGTGAACAGCTGTTTGTAGCCGATTTTGAGGATGATCAGGTAGGGAACTGGCGCCCACGAGGTTCTGAACAGCTAAGTATTGTCACAGGCATTGGTTATAACAGCATGCGTAGCTTGAAGACGTCCTCCCGTACTGAAACATTTCATGGACCGCTCATTGAGGTGTTAAATCACTTGGAAAAGGGAAGTACCGTGCATGTTTCCTTTTGGGCGATGTATGATGAAGGACCAGCTACTCAAGTGATTAATGGTTCTTTGGAGAAGGAGTACCATAACGACAGTTCAACCCGAGAGTATGCTACGTTTGCTTCAACAAATCTAACCAAGGGTCAATGGAAGAAAATCGAGGCGGATGTCGTCGTTCCAAGTGAAAGTAGTGGAATTACTGGCTTTCGATTCTACGCGGAAACGCCGTGGAAACCGTCTGGAAATGTGACAGAGTCAGATACGATTCCATTTTACATCGACGATGTTGTTATTACAGCGGTAGCTCCACTCGAAATCGAACAGGACATTCCGAACCTAGCAAGTACGCTGGGAACATCCTATGACGTTGGGGCGGCCATTGACTTGTCAGCTCTAAACCCACAAGATCCACATGCTCAGTTGCTAGTCAAGCATTTTAACAGTATCACTGCGGGTAATTTTATGAAGATCGATGCGATGCAGCCACGTGAGGGAGAGTTTGTCTGGACGGATACGGATCGATTGGTTGAGTTTGCCGAAAACAACAATATGCGGGTGAGAGGTCATACGTTAGTGTGGCATAGCCAAGTCCCCGAATGGTTTTTTACAAGTCCAGATGATGTATCGCAGCCAGCGACTAGGGAACAACTTCTTGCACGGATGAAGACACATATTCAGACAATCATGCATCGATATCAAGGCAAAGTGCATACTTGGGACGTCGTCAATGAGGTCATTTCCGATGGAGGAGGTCTGCGTAATCAGGCTAGTGGTTCCAAGTGGAGAGATATCATTGGTGATGTCGATGGTGACGGCGATGACAATGATTACATTGAACTTGCGTTCCGGTATGCGCGTGAAGCTGACCCTAACGCTGTGCTGGTCATCAACGATTATGGGCTGGAAGGCAGCATTAATAAACTGAATGATATGGTGAATTTGGTAGAAAAGTTGCTCGCAAAAGGTACACCCATTGATGCGGTCGGATTTCAGATGCATGTGTCCATGTATGGGCCAAACGTACAGCAAATCCGTGAAGCTTTCGAGCGAATTGTTGCGCTAGGGGTCAATATACAAGTGACGGAGCTGGATGTGTCTATCTATTCAGGTTCATCGGAACAGGAGAAGCCTGTTACGGATGAACTCATGATGCAGCAGGCATACCGGTATAAGGAATTATTCGATCTGTTTCAGGAGTTTGATCAGCGTGGAGTGCTGGACAGCGTAACTGTCTGGGGGCTTGCCGACGATGGAACATGGCTGGATAATCATCCCGTGCAGGGACGCAAAGATGCACCGCTTTTATTTGATCGGAAATTGAAAGCGAAACCTGCATACTGGGCTTTGGTTGATAAGACAACACTGCCGGTGTATCGCAACGAATGGACAGCAAGCAAGGCCAGCCCTGCTACGCCGGATTCCAAAGGAAAGGAAGATATACTTTGGGGAGCTGTGAAAGGTGTGCAAGTTGCCCATCGGGTAGAAGGTACATCGGATGTTACGGGGCAAGCCAGCGTGCTGTGGGACGATAAAAAGGTGAATCTTCGCATAGAGATACAGGACACCTCCCGACATAAGGGAGATCAAGTGCAGGTTTTCCTTGAAGAGGAATTATATGAAGCAACAGAAGGAGCAGGGAATGATTTTACTGTTACTTCTAAGAAGAAGAAAGAACCCAAGCCACTGAATGGGCAGTATACATTCGAACGAGATGGAGGCAAAGGCAAGGACCATAAAATTTACAAAGTAAAAGAGACATCGACCGGTTATATCGTTTATGCATCTATCCCGTTACCTGCCTCTGTACTTGCTGAAGGCAAAACATTGTCCATGGATTTTCGGATTAAGGATCAGCAGGCTGACGGTCAAACCTCCATTGTCGTCTGGAACGATGTAAATGATAAACAACCGAATGAACCGGGGAATCGTGGCAAATTGAAATTAGGCAGTAAGCTGAAACATACGAAGGTCACGTACGGTACCCCGGTGTTAGATGGTCAGAAGGATCGTATATGGAAAAAGGCAGCTTCCATTCAAACCGATGTGTGGGTTCTTGGTAACTCAGGGGCTACAGCGACAGCACAATTGTTATGGGATGAACAATACTTGTATGTACTCGCAGAGGTCAAAGACCCGTTACTCAGTAAAGCTAGTGTGAATGCATATGAGCAGGATTCCATTGAAGTTTTTGTTGATCTCAATCATAACAAAACGTCGTTTTATCAAGAGGACGATGCTCAATATCGAATCAATTATGATAATGAAACATCTTTTGGAGGTAATGCTCTTCAGGATCAGTTTCAATCTTCTACACGTTTGACGAATGCAGGTTATATTATAGAAGCAGCAATTCCATTAGATCTGGTGCCTACCAATGCTATACCGTGGATCGGATTTGATCTACAAGTGAATGATGATAGCACAGGTGAAGGCAGGCGTAATAGTGTATCGATCTGGAGTGATGCTTCAGGGAATTCATATCGGGATACCTCTGGATTCGGTAACCTACTGCTTGTTGGAAAATGATGAAGCTTAATTCTTGTCTGATTCAATGAAATGAAAGACGATAGATATGGAAATAAGTGTTGATTTTCGTGTGTAGGACGTTTAGACTATATACATCAATATTAAACGGATTTCAGATGTGCATATAGCTAGGGATACGTGATGTATCCGCTCGCTGGAGTTTGTGGTTACAAGTTAAATGAAGTGAAGGGAGTGCCTGTCACCGGGACAGAGCACTCGCTTCTTTTTTTACTTTTAACATACATACAAGACATTTGCCGGTTGAAAGGAAAGACGGAGTGGAGCACATACATGGAACGTACAACTCGGAACTTGTTATTTTATCTTACATTATTGCAGCAGTAGCTTCGTACGCAGCACTTGATCTTGCAGGGCGGGTAAGCTTGGCTAAGGGGATGCCAAGAAACGTATGGCTCACCTGTGGTGCAATGTCGATGGGACTAGGGATTTGGTCGATGCATTTTGTTGGCATGTTGGCCTTCACCCTCCCAATGAACGTTTCCTATTCAACGGGTGGAGTTACACTTTCAGTTCTGCTTGCCATCGTTGCATCCGGTGTGGCTCTGCATATCGCGGGTAGAGAGTCTGTGTCGATGAGACAAATCATTGTCGCGGGCTTGCTTATGACTGTCGGGATTAGCAGTATGCATTATGTGGGGATGGCGGCGATGTCCGCATCAATTACGTATGAGATATCTAAGGTGATCTTATCCATATTGATTGCAGCTGGGGCTTCCTTTGCCGCATTGTGGCTTATGTTTTTTTTCAGGCATCGACATTCACGGTTTACATGGGTGTATAAACTGGGTAGTGGACTCATCATGGCAATCGGCATTACGGGAATGCACTACACGGGGATGTCTGCTGCGCAATTTCATAATGGGCATGTCATGGGAAAACACCATGGAATGCAGATGAACCCCGACATGCTCGCATATTTAATTGCGGCAGGTACGTTTGTTACGTTGGGCTTTACCTTATTCGGTATTTTCTTCAATCAACGTCTCTCTCAAAAAGACCAGCGTATCCATGAGAATGAACAATGGTACCAAGCGCTGTATCATAACCATTCGGATGCTATTATATCTGTGGATCGAGAAGGCTACGTCAAAGGCATTAATGCTGCAGTTACTCGTATAACAGGATTTGAAGAGCAATATGTGATTAATCGACGCATTGATCATACTCTCGATAATGTTGAGATTTATTGGCAAAACGATATTCAGCAAGTGGCTTGGGCAGATGGTTTTCTGGATCA
It includes:
- a CDS encoding PrkA family serine protein kinase, with the translated sequence MNIFERVAEHRAESDRLSWNGTFEDYIALLREDPTPAMTAHARVYQMIESFGVEEVGGQKRYKFFEQEIFGLDRSIEKLVEEYFHSAARRLDVRKRILLLMGPVSGGKSTLVTLLKRGLEKFSRTEKGAVYAIEGCPMHEEPLHLIPLELRPEVEKEIGVRIEGNLCPSCQMRLRTEYGGDISRVKVERVVISEDNRVGIGTFSPSDPKSQDIADLTGSIDFSTITEFGSESDPRAYRFDGELNKANRGLMEFQEMLKCDEKFLWNLLSLTQEGNFKAGRFALISADEMIVAHTNESEYKSFISNKKNEALQSRMIVMPIPYNLKVSEEEKIYEKLIQQSDMKHVHIAPHALRTAAIFSILTRLKETKKQGMDLVKKMRMYDGEEVEGYKEADLREMQNEYLDEGMSGIDPRYVINRISSALIKQNLQCINALDILRAIKDGLDQHASISKEERERYLNFIALARKEYDELAKKEVQKAFVYSFEESAKTLFENYLDNIEAFCNWSKIRDPLTDEEMDPDERLMRSIEEQIGISENAKKAFREEILIRISAYSRKERKFEYSSHDRLREAIEKKLFADLKDIVKITTSTKTPDATQLKRMNEVIKRLIEEHGYTAASANELLRYVGSLLNR
- a CDS encoding globin-coupled sensor protein, producing MSITAARQKQLDYIGLTNKDLQLLAAHRPVFEKVVNEVVDHFYRHVGNYPELVDLIARFSNIDRLKETQRMYWLSMTDGVVDDAYIHQRIEIGLVHSRIGLSEDYYLGTYMVYLDIATTIFQQVIPESWHPIIQALSKMFNLDSQLVLEAYEKKEKEKLHHLAADQQNTLLAITQITQQLTGMITELNENARAISDVAMQTAASQDQAHKLLEELTGEINQIGKMGELIREISDQSHLVGLNAAIEAAHAGEFGRGFEVVASEVRKLAASSRDAQGKIQANLEQIMKKLSHVQKESEHTSQGAQSQASRSQELAVFATTMEQLAVDLQKLDH
- a CDS encoding endo-1,4-beta-xylanase — its product is MRYRKWWSLCLTMVMVISVLPLTSLGKIGAEAASEGELLLSHSYEEGTSQGWIPRGNVTLAVTEEDAYEGTHALQTTSRTAAWNGPALSVTNILEKHAVYEITGYVKLLPGATPSNLKFTVERREGTQAAQYDQVNTAIPVTDQGWVKLQGQYSYQQGTDLLLYLESDDPTSSYMLDSFQLRRVTPAPEPENPGEPGEQLFVADFEDDQVGNWRPRGSEQLSIVTGIGYNSMRSLKTSSRTETFHGPLIEVLNHLEKGSTVHVSFWAMYDEGPATQVINGSLEKEYHNDSSTREYATFASTNLTKGQWKKIEADVVVPSESSGITGFRFYAETPWKPSGNVTESDTIPFYIDDVVITAVAPLEIEQDIPNLASTLGTSYDVGAAIDLSALNPQDPHAQLLVKHFNSITAGNFMKIDAMQPREGEFVWTDTDRLVEFAENNNMRVRGHTLVWHSQVPEWFFTSPDDVSQPATREQLLARMKTHIQTIMHRYQGKVHTWDVVNEVISDGGGLRNQASGSKWRDIIGDVDGDGDDNDYIELAFRYAREADPNAVLVINDYGLEGSINKLNDMVNLVEKLLAKGTPIDAVGFQMHVSMYGPNVQQIREAFERIVALGVNIQVTELDVSIYSGSSEQEKPVTDELMMQQAYRYKELFDLFQEFDQRGVLDSVTVWGLADDGTWLDNHPVQGRKDAPLLFDRKLKAKPAYWALVDKTTLPVYRNEWTASKASPATPDSKGKEDILWGAVKGVQVAHRVEGTSDVTGQASVLWDDKKVNLRIEIQDTSRHKGDQVQVFLEEELYEATEGAGNDFTVTSKKKKEPKPLNGQYTFERDGGKGKDHKIYKVKETSTGYIVYASIPLPASVLAEGKTLSMDFRIKDQQADGQTSIVVWNDVNDKQPNEPGNRGKLKLGSKLKHTKVTYGTPVLDGQKDRIWKKAASIQTDVWVLGNSGATATAQLLWDEQYLYVLAEVKDPLLSKASVNAYEQDSIEVFVDLNHNKTSFYQEDDAQYRINYDNETSFGGNALQDQFQSSTRLTNAGYIIEAAIPLDLVPTNAIPWIGFDLQVNDDSTGEGRRNSVSIWSDASGNSYRDTSGFGNLLLVGK